A stretch of DNA from Nitrosopumilus zosterae:
ATAACAAGTCAATATTTTATGATCGATTCAAAGAAGCTATGGAAAAACTTGGTTTTGATAAATTAGAACTCAAAGCTGATGTTTCCGAAGCTGCAGATGTCGTAATGACTGATAGAGGACATTTAGATCCAAACCCAATTCCAATATCTAAAGAAGACGTCATGAAATGTCTTGAAGACATCAAATCAGGTAATTTGTAAAAAATTCAAAATTTTTTACCTTTTTTCTATTTTATTGATTAACTGCGAAATTGGCAGCTTGATGAAACTTTTTATGCTAATACTCTAAGGTAATTATACTTGGCTTCAAAGAAACTCAAATTTGGCATTCAAAACGGATTAAATGTAGCACGAGCCGGATATACTGAGGACCAAATTTTAACGGCTTGTATGCTGGCTGATAAAACTGGATATGATTCGATTTTCTACATGGATCATACAAATGTTCCACAATGGAAAAACGCTACAGTACTCGATCCATGGGTCATGCTTTCTGCGATAGCTGCAGTAACAAATAATGTAGAATTGGGAACTTGTGTTACAGATGCAATTAGAAGACACCCATCAAATATTGCATTAGCTGCAATTACTCTTGATAGAGTTTCAAAAGGCCGAGCGATACTTGGAATCGGCGCAGGTGAGGCACAAAATCTAAAAGAATTCTGCATTCCGTTTGAAAAACCAGTTTCAAAATGGGAAGAGCAAATTGAGGTTATTCATACATTATACAATTCCACTCCCGACAATATTGTTGATTACACTGGAAAATATTACCAACTAGAAGGTGCATGCTTACAAGCCCCGCCAATTAGAAAACCACGTCCTCCAACTTATATGGCATCAGGTGGCAAGAGAACTTTAGAATTAACAGGAAAACTCGGAGATGGGTGGCTTCCAATTGGTTATACTCCTGAACTCTTTGAGGATCACAAAAAACAAATCGAATCATCCATGGATAAGCACAATCGCACTCAAGAAGAAAAAGACAACTTCCAAATGGCTTTAGATATTGATGTGTACTTTTCTGAGGATGCAGAAGAATCTTGGGCTAAAATGAAAGAAGCTGTAAAAGTTAGTTTATTCAAACCCGAAGTATTGCGAGTGCATGGATTAAAAGAAATTGAAGGATTTGATTTTGTTAAATACTTTACAGAATATTCCATGTCTGATCAAAGTTGGATTGTAAAGATGAGGGAGGCAGCTACAAAAATTCCTGACAAAGTTGCACGTTCTTCCACTGCAGTTGGAACCCCTGAAGATATCATTCCCACATTTGAGCGATTTATGGAGGCAGGTGTTAATCACTTTGTTATAAGATTCTGGGGTAAGAACTACTTTGGTTCTATAGATAAATTTGCAAGTCATGTTATGCCTGCACTTAGAGAAAAAGCCAAACAATAAGACATCTGTTCTATAACATACAGAAAATCATTTACTCTACTTGTTTTTATGATGTATGATGGATGACGAACTACCTGAATCACTAAAAAAATATCTTGATGTTTTAGATGAAAATGTAGACATTTTGGCAAATCTTGAATTTGATTTGGGTGATGAACTGGAAGACGAATTGACCCCCCACATGGGACTCCACAATCTTTATGATATGACTGAAGATGTTGCCCAATCTGCACGACTCAAGCGTGCTGAATCTAATTTTTCACGAAGGCAAGCCGAAGATTCTCTATGATTTGTGTGGCCGTTTGTTTTTTGCTTTTGTAAATGCCTTTGCTCTCCGTTTGTTTTTCTGCTTTTCTAATCTTTTTCTAGTACGCTCAGTTGCATTTGTTGAGCCTTGAATGATTTTTGTCTTACTTCCGTCTCTTAACATGATCTCTTTCCCTTTGAATCTGAATTCAACATCTCTGCATTTGACATAATATTTTTTTAGACAAAAAAATATCCTATTGTTTGTCCCATGCATATCTTTGACCTCTTTTGATTTTTTTAATTCATTGAGTATATTTCGAAGTAGACCTTTGTCAATTTCTGTAATTCTGTGGATTTCTCGGAACCAAATGAATCTAGATTCGGATCCCCACTCCTCTAATAGTTCTAATACTTTCTGAGTGGCATTTTCTTGTTCCTCGTTGATTTCATTCACATCTTTTCTTTTAAACTCCTAAATTTAGCAATTTACCTTAATGAAAACTATTCATGATAAAGTCATTTATTGGATTTTTTCTTCGTTTGTTTTAATCTGGATTTTATTACCTTTACTGATTGTTTTTGATTCTTCTCCATTTTGTTAGCTATTGAATCAATCTGCTGAATGATTTTTGATTGCGATTCTATTGAATTTGTTTTCAATAATTTCTTTTTTAATTTTTTTAGTTGATTGGAATAATCTCTAAAGTCATTTTTTAGTTCATCAAGATATGGATCATCCATATTGACTTTTATTTTGCCTCATATTTTAGGCATTTTTCATGATCTGGATTTATAATATTATTTATTTTTATTAATTTGTGCAATTTGTTGGAATTCTTCAAATAAGATCATATGACAAGGTAAAAGAATTTCTAAATGAGGAGCATGTAGGACGTCTATCCAGCATAGATGAAAATGGGTTTCCTCAAATTATTCCAATGAATTTTGTTTTTCTTAATGACGCGATTTACATGCATTCACATGTAAAAGGAGAAAAATTGGAAAATATATCTAGGAATAACAAAGTTGGTTTTGAGGCAGACAGGGAGCTAGAGTTTCTGCCGTCTTATTTTGAGGATCCTCATAATGCATCTCTTGCAGACACTTTGTACATTAGTGTTGTAATTAAGGGAATGGGAGTTTTTGTTTCTGACAGAGAAGAAAAAACGCTTGCACTCAATGGACTGATGAAAAAATATCAGCCTGAAGGACAGTATGATCCAATTGAATCTGATATGAGGGTCTTAGATGCTGTAAGCATTATCAAAGTTGTCCCTCAAACAATTCATGGCAAATATAAGATTGGGCAACATTTGAATCCAAAAGATAGAATGGAACTTGCAAAAAATATTTTGAAAAAAAATTCTCCGACATCTAAAAAGACTCTAAAAATCATGGGTTTTGAAGAGACATCTGATGGTTTAAGAATGATTGATGAACCTGTTTGGTAAGATAATTCATTTCACATGTTTTTTCTCAGTTTGTTTACAATAAACATGCACAAAATATGATTTATGGTTATTTGAAAAACATGATATTTTCTCATGTTCTGGA
This window harbors:
- a CDS encoding LLM class flavin-dependent oxidoreductase, which translates into the protein MASKKLKFGIQNGLNVARAGYTEDQILTACMLADKTGYDSIFYMDHTNVPQWKNATVLDPWVMLSAIAAVTNNVELGTCVTDAIRRHPSNIALAAITLDRVSKGRAILGIGAGEAQNLKEFCIPFEKPVSKWEEQIEVIHTLYNSTPDNIVDYTGKYYQLEGACLQAPPIRKPRPPTYMASGGKRTLELTGKLGDGWLPIGYTPELFEDHKKQIESSMDKHNRTQEEKDNFQMALDIDVYFSEDAEESWAKMKEAVKVSLFKPEVLRVHGLKEIEGFDFVKYFTEYSMSDQSWIVKMREAATKIPDKVARSSTAVGTPEDIIPTFERFMEAGVNHFVIRFWGKNYFGSIDKFASHVMPALREKAKQ
- a CDS encoding pyridoxamine 5'-phosphate oxidase family protein — its product is MQFVGILQIRSYDKVKEFLNEEHVGRLSSIDENGFPQIIPMNFVFLNDAIYMHSHVKGEKLENISRNNKVGFEADRELEFLPSYFEDPHNASLADTLYISVVIKGMGVFVSDREEKTLALNGLMKKYQPEGQYDPIESDMRVLDAVSIIKVVPQTIHGKYKIGQHLNPKDRMELAKNILKKNSPTSKKTLKIMGFEETSDGLRMIDEPVW